In Candidatus Moanabacter tarae, the genomic stretch GTTAGAAATCCTCAAATCCTGCAGTTACTGGCCTTAAAAGTAAGAAAATAATTTAACGGGATCCAAAATGTTAAAAAGTTTTCTATGGGGTCTCAAAATCAACCGGATTTTCCTATTGAAATCATTGTACTGTCCATTTGATATTAATACTTATGATGAAAGAGACCGTTGTTGATCCAGAGGTGGTTGTAATGAAGCGATCGCGAATTGGAGAGGGTGCGATATGGGATATAAAAAAGAGCCTTCTTTATTGGGTTGATATTCTTTCCGGGGAAGTTTGCATATTCAACCCAACTACCGGAGAGAATCGAATTATTCAAACTTGTCAGGCAGTTGGAACGGTTGTTCCGAGGGCGAGTGGAGGGTTGCTAGTCGCTTTACATAATGGTATTGCTTCGATAAATCTCGAAACCGAAAAGTTAACTCTTTTAGCAGATCCCGAATGGGATATCCCGTCTAATCGGTTCAACGACGGGAAGTGCGATCCTGCTGGTCGTTTCTGGGCGGGGACGATGGAATTTAGCGGAGAGATTGGAAAGGGCGCATTATACTGTTTTGATACTGAGGGTGTGGTAACGAAAAAGGTTAGTCCGGTTTCTATTTCCAACGGCATTATTTGGAGTGGCGATCATAAGACTATGTATTATATCGACACTCTTTTGGATAATGTTCGAGCTTGGGACTTTGATGTAGAGACAGGAGAAATTTCGAATGAAAGAGTTGTGATCGAAAACCAAGGTTCCGGGCACTTTGATGGAATGTCTATTGACGAGGAAGGGATGCTTTGGATTGCAATGGCTGGAGGATGGGCAGTAAGGCGCTTTGATCCAGGGAGTGGGCGTCAATTAGAAAGTCTGAAACTACCGGTCAGTATTGTTACTTCGTGTGCCTTCGGTGGCGAAAATCTGGACGAACTTTACATTACTTCTATAGGCGACGGATTCTCAGATGAGCAATGGAAGGAAGAACCATTAGCAGGGTCTCTCTTGCGAATAAAAGCTCCAGTGCGAGGCGTGCCTAGTTTTTCCTATGAAGGGTAGAAATCACTCTGTGATTGTATTTCAAATCGGGTGGAAAAAATAAGCTTTTTTTAAAATAGGCCAATCAGATGAATTTGCGATGGATTGTTATCCTTGGATTCTGTCTCTCCAGTTTTGGAGTGGGATCTCATGTTTTGCTGGCGTCGATTAACGAAGTTTATAGCGATGAAGGGATCGTTCCAAAGGGCGCGGAATTAGAGAATGTTTTTGGAGGGGGTTGTGTTCTTACAGAGGGCGTGGCCGTTGCACCAGATGGGATGGTTTATTTTAGCGATATCACTTTCTCAAGTGTGTGTCGGGATGAGAATGGTGCGATCGAAGCCGGACATATATGGAAGTTCAATCCATTAACCGGAAATATTTCAGTTTTCCGTTCCCCGAGTGGTATGACAAATGGAATTAAGTTCGACGCTAGTGGAGACATGATTACAGCGGAGGGTGCGGACTTCGGAGGGAGACGCCTTGTCAGGACCGATATGGAATCAGGGAAGAGTTATATTGTCGCTGGGTTTTATCAGGGAAGACGGTTGAATTCACCTAATGATATTGCTATCGATATTAAAGGTAGAATCTATTTTAGCGATCCCAGATATTTGGGTCACGAACCCATTGATCAGGCTGTTTTTGGGGTCTATCGTGTAGATCTAGATGGTTCGGTTCATCTCATCGTAACTGACGCCGGAAAACCAAACGGGATCGCTATCTCTCCGGATCAAAAAACTCTTTACGTAGTAAGTAACGACAATGGGACTACTGATTTTCAACGCATTACTGCAGGCACATCAGTACGTAAAGGAAGGATGGCCCTACTAGCATATGATCTTAACGAAGATGGGAATGCACTTTTTAGAAGCGTTTTGATTGATTACTATCCTCATGATGGTCCGGATGGTTTGGCTGTTGATGTTTTTGGAAATGTTTATGTCGCGGTTCGCGATTTAACAAGACCTGGAATCGGTATTTATTCTCCAAAGGGCGATGAAATCGGTTACATTAATACCGAGGTCCCGACTAATGTGGGATTTGGAAGGGGAGAGGACAGAGATATGCTCTACATCACTGCAGGACGGAGTCTATACCGGGTAAGGTTGAATACACAAGGGTATCATTTGCCCACGGCTAAATAGATCCTAAGCTAAAAATGATTGAGGAAATTCCTAACCGAAAGTAATCTAAGGAATATCAGGAATTCCTTAGATACATCCATATTCCAGAAAAAATAGGAATGCTTCACTAACAATGGTAATCCCACAATTGTTTCCTGTTACGAAGAAGGAAACTGGTTCCTAGAGGAAGGAGCTTTACAAAGGGTGTAAAATAATAAGAGGTTAGCGTATATCTTGTTCGTGTTTCGGTGTAAGTGAATTTATAACTAGCGGTAGCTTGTAAGTTTTATTATGATAATTGCGCCATTGCTGATACCGAGGAGTTGGCCCGATAAAGTACGCTTGTAGCATAATTTCCCGTTGTTCCTTTCTTAAAGGACTTAGCATAGACAACAGCCCAGCCCCGAATTAATAATAGAACATTTAGGAATTACTTCCAATATAGGATTACGACTGAATTCAGTGAAACACAAACCAAGAGTGCACTGTTAAGATGCCAGTAGAACACGAGGATATTTTCACAAAAATTGAAGATGATTTTAAACGGCATCGATCATCGGTGCTTCGATTGCTTCTGGTCGGAGGGCTTTTGTGTATACTTGCCGGGGTCTCTTTCTTCCAGATGGAGCAAAGAGTTTATGCCACAGGTATTGTCCTTCGAGACGAGGAATTCATCATTTTCTCACAGTCAAATGGATTGATATCCCGTATAGATATCGAAGAGGGAGATAATGTAGAAGAGGGCGATTTGCTAGCGATCTTAGATGATAGCGATATTAATCTCAAACTACTCGAGTTGCGCCATCAGCTTCAGATTCTGGTATCAGAATTGGCACAGAATAAACTTGCCATCGCGGAGTTCGATGTCCGGCCAGGAAATGGGAACCTTCTAAATGCAGGGGAAAGACTGGATCTGTTGAACGAGATGACTGAGATTCGAACGGAGTATGTCAACTCACTTAAGAAACTCCGTGATCAAAACGCGGTGCCTCAGGCGCAATATGCAGAAGAACGTGCTCAGTTGCTTCAACTTGAACTCGACCGTTCGGATGCGCAATTACAGGCCGAATGGGTTAAGGAGGGAGTGCTCGACATCGAGAAGAAGAGTTTATTAGAAGAAGGTAATAGGCTTGCAAACCAAGCGGTCTTATTACGGAAACAAATTAGTATTTCTGAAAATCTTAAAAATCGACTTCATATTCGCGCTCCCATCGGGGGACGCATTACGGAACTCAAGTATCCTTATGCGGGAATGACCTTGGCGAAGGGGGAACCGTTGTTGAAAATCAGCAATTCAAATAGTAAGTATGTAGTAGAGGCAGAGGTTGGTGAACGAAATTTCGACCTTATTGAAGAAGGGACTCCGGTTCGAATGGAATCAAGAGTCTTCGATTCCATTCTGGAAGGATTTATAATGGGCAGTGTTACCCAAGTAGATCCTCAGGGAAGGTTTGAGATGTATGTCGAGGAGGCAGGTCCTACATTTGACGTTGAAATTGAGGTTAGCTATACTCCTCATCCGCTAATTCTAGGTTCCCGTATTGATGTTTATTTTCTTATTGGGAAGCGGTCCATTATTAAAACCTTATTCGATATACCAGAGTCGCCTAGAAGGGCTGGCTAGAGGTTTGTAATTAATAAGAAATTACGAAGGCAGATAATCTGAATCAAAACACTATGGATTACAAGGAACCTACAGAAGCCCCGACTCTGTTGAAATACATCTGGTCCTATCGAAGCCAGCAAATGAAGGGGATTGGATTGACCTTATTGCGGGCGATTGTAATCGCTCCTCTTCCGTTTCTTTTCCGGATCGTCATTGATGAACACGTGAAATCCGCGAATTTAATGGGAATCCTTAGTATTGCTCTGCTTTTTTCCGGCCTTTTAGTTTTGCACTATTGTTTTGCTATTTACGCCGCTCGATATTTTGCGATCTCGGTAGGTCGCATGATGGTGGAGCTTAGAGGAAGAATCTTTCATAAATTGCAGGTTCTTAGTTTCGGGTATCTTGATGATCAACAGACCGGTAGGCTTATATCTAAATACGCGTTTGATACTCAGCGAATTGAACAGGTGACCTACCCGGTTCTTCGGCAGTTATTGCCAGAGGCTTTAGTAAGTGTGT encodes the following:
- a CDS encoding 6-deoxy-6-sulfogluconolactonase, yielding MMKETVVDPEVVVMKRSRIGEGAIWDIKKSLLYWVDILSGEVCIFNPTTGENRIIQTCQAVGTVVPRASGGLLVALHNGIASINLETEKLTLLADPEWDIPSNRFNDGKCDPAGRFWAGTMEFSGEIGKGALYCFDTEGVVTKKVSPVSISNGIIWSGDHKTMYYIDTLLDNVRAWDFDVETGEISNERVVIENQGSGHFDGMSIDEEGMLWIAMAGGWAVRRFDPGSGRQLESLKLPVSIVTSCAFGGENLDELYITSIGDGFSDEQWKEEPLAGSLLRIKAPVRGVPSFSYEG
- the gnl_2 gene encoding Gluconolactonase, whose protein sequence is MNLRWIVILGFCLSSFGVGSHVLLASINEVYSDEGIVPKGAELENVFGGGCVLTEGVAVAPDGMVYFSDITFSSVCRDENGAIEAGHIWKFNPLTGNISVFRSPSGMTNGIKFDASGDMITAEGADFGGRRLVRTDMESGKSYIVAGFYQGRRLNSPNDIAIDIKGRIYFSDPRYLGHEPIDQAVFGVYRVDLDGSVHLIVTDAGKPNGIAISPDQKTLYVVSNDNGTTDFQRITAGTSVRKGRMALLAYDLNEDGNALFRSVLIDYYPHDGPDGLAVDVFGNVYVAVRDLTRPGIGIYSPKGDEIGYINTEVPTNVGFGRGEDRDMLYITAGRSLYRVRLNTQGYHLPTAK